The sequence ATCCGCAAACCAAATTAGGGGAACAAAATCGACGATTTCAAAAATGTTGGTTTGAGCAATTTTCTTGGTTGGAGTACTCTCCAAATAAAGACGCGGCCTTTTGCTTCCCATGTTTTCTTTTCCAAGAAAAAATAGCTCGTTATTTTGCATTTACAGTTGATGGTTTCAGAAGTTGGAAAAGAGTtaatgatgggaagagatgtgCTTTCTTGATGCACACGGGTGGTCCCACTTCACCACATAACAGTGCCTTGCAATCTATGAGTTTTTTGATGAATGTGAGTGGTCACATCGATAAATTGATGAATGCACAAACATCAAAAGAAGTGAAAAAGAACAGACTGAGGCTTACGACCACAATTTAAAGCATTCGTTGGCTTTGTTTGCAAGGATGTACATTGAGAGGACATGATGAATCTTCATCTTTCAAAAATCAAGGTAATCTTATAGAGATGATAAAGCTTATGGAAAAAATGGATGTTAACATTAATAACGTTGTTTTAGAAAAAGCACCAAGAAATGCAAAGTGTACATCACCGGACATTCAAAAAGATATTTTGAACATTCTTGCTGAGAGAGTTAGAAAGAAAATACGTGAAGAGATTGGGAGTGCAAAATTCTGTCTTTTGGTTGATGAGGCTAAAGACATATCAGACAAAGAGCAGATGTTTATTGTGTAAAGATTTGTTGATCATGAAGGCTTCTTAATGGAGCGTTTCTTTGATATTGTGCATGTTCCTGACACCACTGTGTTAACACTTAAAAGAAAAATACGTAATGTGCTTGGGCGACATAAGTTGCATATCAAAGATATTCGGGGTCAAGGATACAATGGAGCAAGCAACATGCGTGGCTCTTGGAACGGACTGCAAGCTTTTTTTCTGAGGTATTCTCCACAAGCATATTATGTACATTGTTTTGCACATAGACTTCAATTGGCATTGGTAGCGGCTGCTGAAAGGAGAGTTCAATTTGGCTATTTTTTTTTCGAAACCGACTTCTATTTGTAATCTTATTAAGGCATCTCCAAAGCGTCATACTGAGTTGTAATCTTCCCAAGCTATTGAAATTGCAAATATGGTAGCTATTGGTATTCGCGAGACAGGTGCAACGTTAATCATATGATTTTTCACTAATCAAATTGTGTTGCCATTTGATTTCTCTTTGATaatttatttcttatttattttaagcATAGGTACTGGCCTTAATCAGATTGGTACTTTGCAAAGAGCTGGGAAGACGCGTTGGAGTTCTCATTTTGAGTCAATTTGTAGTATGATAGATATGTACAAGTCCATGATTATCGTGCTTGAACACATGGTGGAGGAAGCATCTTCGAATTCTGTACGGGGGAAGCTGCAGGTTCTTTGATTGTAATGAGATCATTTGAtttcatatttatcttatatttgATGCACAAGATTATGGGGGTGACAGATTTGCTTTGTCGAGCTTTGCAAGAGAAGTGTTTAGACATATTAAATGCAATGAATCTTGTCTCAACTACAAAAGCTTTGTTTCATACTTTGAGAGCAGAAGGTTATGATATTCTTCTAATGATTGTGCAATCAGTTTGTGAAAATAATGGTATTGAGATGCCGGATATGAGTGCTTGTTATAGGTGTGGTACAGGACATTCGTGCCAGAAAAGAGACTCTATTACATTTGAGTATCATTATCGTTTTGATGTATTTAATGCTGCAATAGATTTTCAAGTGGAAGAGTTAAATAGTAGATTCAATGATGGGGCTATTGAACTTCTCAGACTTAGCGTTGGTTTGGAACCTCGAGACAACTTTAAGTTGTTCAATGTTGATGATATTTTCAATCTTGCAGAGAAATTCTATCCTGGTTATTTCAATGAACAAGAGCTACATTATTTGAGAAGTCAGTTGGAACATTATAAGTTTGATATAATTCATCATGAAAGGTTTCAGAATATCTATACAATTTCTGAATTATGTCGACGATTAGTAGAGACTGAAAAGGCAAAGCATTATCACTTGATTGACAGGCTGATTCGTCTTGTTCTAACGCTTCCTTTTTTTACTTCAAAAACAGAACAATTATTTTCAGCTATGAAACTTCTTAAAACTTCTCTTCAAAATAAGATGGAAGAAGATTTTTTGGCAGATTCTATGATTATCTACATTGAAAGAGAATTTACCGTGAAGATCGACACTGATTCAATAATTGATGAGTTTTATTCTATGAAAACCGCAGGGCACATCTTCAATAATTTTATCTTGTTCGataatattatatcatatttttttagTTAACTTTAAAGATGTAAATGATTTTCTCAAAGTCAGTCAGCCGAGGGTCATTAAAGTTTTTGGCTACGCCACTGTTTTCATATGTATTGTcattatttttctttattgcatattTTTTGAAGTtcgatatggaaaatgctatgagcaaagcTAAACAAGGAACTAATCCCATGGAATTTTGCATACCtgatagtggtacaacacacactattatccgagataaaagatatttcttgaaactaaaaccaacaaaaataatggtgaataaaatatcaggtcctgtagaatTGATTGAAGTTGTggtaaaacatatttttttgttacttaatggtacaaaatttctgataaatgatgttttatattcaccacaattgaaaagaaatttgttgagttttaatgacatatattcccatgggtatgatactgaatAAATAAccgaaagaaataaaaaatatatgtgtcttacacatataaatcaagaaaaaaatatgtagttgaaaaactatcaatgctccctactggattgcattatacgcATATAAGTCCAATTGAGTCAAACATGGTGGTTGATAATTCATCAATATCAACCAATTGACATGATCGATTaagacatcctggttcaataatgatgcgaaaaattatagaaaatacacatggtcatcctctgaaagaccagaagatctttcagaataataagtttcaatgtaaatcatgttatcttggaaaacttattataagaccatcaacaactaaaatccaaactgaatcacccatgtttcttgaacgtattcagggtgatatttgtagCCCAATatatccaccatgtggaccattttgaTGCTTTATgatattgatcgatgcctctagcagatggtcacatgtatgcttattatCAACTCACAATGtgacatttgcaagattaatgactcaaataataaaattgcaggATCAATTTCTCAATTATAGAATCAAGACAATAAGActtaatgctggagaatttacttctcagattttcaatgattattgtatgtcaatgggaatcactgttgaacatcatgttaCTCATATgcatacacaaaatggattagctgaatcattaaTTAAACATCTACAACTAATttctagaccaatgattatgaaaacaaaactccctatttctatatggggacaagCAATATTACATGCTGCTGCATTAATTCGTTttagaccaagtgcatatcataaatacCCCCATTGCAGcatgcatttggtaaagaaccagacatttctcatttgagaatttttgggtgTATGatatatgtgcctattgcaccgcCTTAAGAAAAAAATGGGACCTCAAAGATAGAGCGGAATTTATATCGGCTATaatagcccatcaatcattcgatatcttgagtcTCATACatgcgatgtgtttacagcgttttgctgattgtcatttaaTGAGGAAATATTCTCAATGTTAGGGGAGACAAGAAACATATCGAAAAAGAAATTATATGGTATGTACTATAATTgctacatttggatccaagaacCAAACAATGTGAAAAGGATGTACAGTAAATTGTGTACTTGCAAagaatatcaaatcaaatactagatgcatttgcagacacaaaaaggGTAActaaatcatatatacctgctgtaaatTCCCCTGCTCTAATTTAAATtctaaagaaacaaattgaagataatcatgatgtcataaaacgcttgaagcgtggaaggctaGTCGGTTCCAAAGATAAAAAAACATCGGAAAAGAAAATGCATAGAGAAACATGATGATCACAAAATAGAGAATGATGTTCCAGCAGAAACACATGATGATGAAAATGCCCTGTTAGAACCACAAACTAacgagaatcatgaaatctctatcaattataatAATACTGAAAAAATATGAAACTGAAAATATGTAGAAtaaattgatgagatattttcttataatgtggcatgtgacatcatatcatgaaccaaaatctgtTGATGAATGTAAAAATCGGCAGGACTGGATAAAATAGAAAGAAGCCATCCAGATTGagttggattcgctaaataaacgtaacaTTTTTGGACCTATCGTCCTTACACTTGAAGGTATAAAACCTGTTGGTTACAAATATGTTTTtgttcgaaagcgaaatgagaaaaatgaaataataagatataaagctcgattggttgcacaaggtttttctcaaaggtctagaattgattatgaagaaacgtatt comes from Henckelia pumila isolate YLH828 chromosome 4, ASM3356847v2, whole genome shotgun sequence and encodes:
- the LOC140861167 gene encoding uncharacterized protein yields the protein MERFFDIVHVPDTTVLTLKRKIRNVLGRHKLHIKDIRGQGYNGASNMRGSWNGLQAFFLSIGTGLNQIGTLQRAGKTRWSSHFESICSMIDMYKSMIIVLEHMVEEASSNSVRGKLQIMGVTDLLCRALQEKCLDILNAMNLVSTTKALFHTLRAEGYDILLMIVQSVCENNGIEMPDMSACYRCGTGHSCQKRDSITFEYHYRFDVFNAAIDFQVEELNSRFNDGAIELLRLSVGLEPRDNFKLFNVDDIFNLAEKFYPGYFNEQELHYLRSQLEHYKFDIIHHERFQNIYTISELCRRLVETEKAKHYHLIDRLIRLVLTLPFFTSKTEQLFSAMKLLKTSLQNKMEEDFLADSMIIYIEREFTVKIDTDSIIDEFYSMKTAGHIFNNFILFDNIISYFFS